The sequence TTTTGCTCGGTGGCCATGCGTGCCGTGATGAGCGACCCACCTTTGGCGTGTGACTCTACCACGATGGTGCCCAGCGTGAGGCCGCTGACAATGCGGTTGCGCTCGGGAAAGTTGGATGCGTCGGGGGCGGCGCCCAGGGGCAATTCGGACAGGAGGGCGCCCTGCGCGGCAATGGCACGGGCCATGGCGGTGTGCTTGGGCGGGTAGATGTTGTCGATGCCGGAGCCCAGCACCGCAATCGTGCGGCCGCCCACGTCGAGGGCCGCTTGGTGTGCAGCGGCATCGATGCCGTACGCCAGCCCGCTCACAATGGTGAAGCCGCGCCGCGCCAGCCCCGTAGCCAGCTGATGCGCCACCTGCCGGCCGTAGTCGGTGCAGCGCCGTGTGCCCACAATGGCAATGCCCCGCTCGTCGGCCGCGGTGAGCGTACCGCGCATCCACAAGAACGCCGGCGGGTCGTAGATCTGCTGCAGGCGGGCCGGAAAGTCGCGCGCCCAGGGCGTAAGCAGCGTCGCGCCAAGGTCTGTTGCCTGCTGCCACTGCTCGTCCACCGCCGCGCGGTCGTCAAAGGCACGGATGGCCTGTGCGGTCTGCGGCCCGATGCCGTCGACCTGTTGCAGGGCCTGCGCGGAGGCGCGAAACACATCGGACGGTGCATCGAACCGCGCAAGCAGGGCGCGGATGCGCGACGGCCCCACCCGTGCCACAAGCGACAGGGCAATCAGCGCGCGCTTTTCGCGGGGCGTGTCGAGCGCGGGGCGCGCCTCGGCGGTAGACAGCGAGAGTTGCATAGCGAAGCAAGCAATCG comes from Salisaeta longa DSM 21114 and encodes:
- the dprA gene encoding DNA-processing protein DprA, translated to MQLSLSTAEARPALDTPREKRALIALSLVARVGPSRIRALLARFDAPSDVFRASAQALQQVDGIGPQTAQAIRAFDDRAAVDEQWQQATDLGATLLTPWARDFPARLQQIYDPPAFLWMRGTLTAADERGIAIVGTRRCTDYGRQVAHQLATGLARRGFTIVSGLAYGIDAAAHQAALDVGGRTIAVLGSGIDNIYPPKHTAMARAIAAQGALLSELPLGAAPDASNFPERNRIVSGLTLGTIVVESHAKGGSLITARMATEQNREVFAVPGAVGKSSSVGTNRLIQRGHAKLVLSVDDVIDELALVLPADALPPSAGRASTPDASDTDASATDASTAAPTPDLPPNEQALYDALSTTPVHIDSLCATLDLTPAEALVPLLQLEFKGLVKQLAGKQFRRA